The Natrinema amylolyticum genome includes the window ACTGACGGCGAGCTGCCGATCATCGGCGTCGGCGGCGTCGACTCCGCCGAGAGCGCCTACGCGAAGATCCGCGCCGGTGCCTCGCTCGTCCAGTTGTACACCGGGTTCGTCTACGAGGGGCCGTCGACCGCGACGCGGATCAATCGGGGGCTGGTGGCGCTGCTCGAGCGCGACGGGTTTTCGTCGGTCGAAGACGCTGTGGGTGCGGACCTCGAGTGACTGCGCATCGTGGTCGTCTTCCCTGTCCCGTCCCGTTCGGGCCGAGAAACCCGTAGACCGTTCTCTGGTCGACGGCGACCGTGTTCCCGAACCGTTTCCGCAGACCGGTCGCGTCGATCGCAAACTGAGCGGCGGACACCAGACGCGTCATATCTGTTCACGTTTACTGTACTTGAGTTTTTACTACCATTATACATAGTTTCACAGGAGAACGCGACCGTCGGCCCGGTACCGACGGACTCGAGACAGTGAGATCCATCGAGGGACCGTCACAGGGTCGGGCGGGATCGATCAGACGGGTTCCGGGTCGTCGATCGCGTCGTCGAGTCCGTGGTGTTCCGCGGGGCCGACGACCTCGTCGCTTCGGTCCTCGCGGATTTCCCGCGTGCGGGAGTCTTCGTGCTGTGATTCGACGACCGGTTCGGCGTCACCGTCGGTGACGGAGAGGAACACCGATCTGAGTCGCTCGGTCTTGTCCGTCTCGGTCGTCTCGTCCGATTCGTCTCGCTCGTTCGGTTCGGAGGCTGCGTCAGTCATGGCGAGCGGTCCTCATCGAGAGCAGACGGATGGCACCCGAATATAAACCGACCGCGACTTTCACGAACTGAAAACCATCGAAGTGAGCTGAGAGAAACGATCCGTGATCGGAAACGGCGACCGTCCCCGCGATCGATTGCTGTCGATCGCGCGACCCCGGAGCGGGCCTCAGTCGATGTCGACGCGCGTCCCGTATCCAGACTCGCCGACGACCGTCCCGTCCTCGGCCACGACCTCGCCGCGAACGACCGTCGCGACCGCTTTCCCGGTGAAGGACTCGCCCTCGAACGGCGTCACGCAGTTTTTCGAGTGCAGTTCCGTTCGGTCCTCGAGCGTCCACTCGAGGGCCGGATCGACGACGGTGAAGTCGGCGTCGGTACCGACCTGCAGCGACCCCTTCTGTGGGTACATCCCCCAGACCTGCGCCGGCCGCGCCGAGTGGCGGCGGACCCACTCCTCGAGCGTGAACCGCCCCTGATTTACGAAGCTGAGCATGGCCGGGACCTCGGTCTCGAGGCCGACGAACCCCGAAATGGCGTCCCAGGTGTTGCCGAATGGGTCGTCGACCATCTTCTCCTCGGGCGTGTGGGGGGCGTGGTCGGTGGCGATACAGTCGATCGCGCCGTCGTCGATGCCGGTCTCCCAGAGTCGGTCGCGCTCCTCGGCGTTCCGAATCGGCGGCTGGACGCGCGCGACGTTGCCCTTCTCGCGCATGACGTCCTCGGTGAACCAGAGGTAGTGGGGGGTCGTCTCGGCGGTGACGTCGACGCCGCGGTCCTTGCCGCGGGCGACGGCCTCGGCGGCCGAGCCAGACGAAACGTGGAACATGTGGATCTTCGCGCCCGTCTCTTCGGCGAAGGTAATCATCCGCTCGACGGCCTCCTGCTCCGCGATCACGGGTCGCGAGTGGGAGTGGTCGATCGGCTCGTTTCTCCCCTCTGCCTGGAACTGCTCCGTGTAGTGGTCGATTATCTCGCCGTTCTCCTCGTGGAATCCCAAGCGCTTGCCCGTCTCGCGGATGTGCTCCATCGCCTCGATGATCTCGCCGTCGTTCGGCGGCGGGACGTCGCCGACCGTCGACCCCAGGAAGATCTTGAACCCGAGCGGGCCGGTCTCGTCGATCTCGGGAATCAGCTCGAGGTTCTCCGACGTGACGACGGCGTAGCTCTGGAAGTCGACGTGGGCCGACGCCTCGCCGCGTTCGAACTTGAGGTCGAGGTGCTCGGGACGGTCGATGACCGGATCCGTGTTGGGCATCCCGACGACGGTCGTCACGCCACCGGCGGCGGCCGCTCGCGTCGCGGACTCCCAGTCTTCCTTGTACTCGAGGCCGGGTTCGCGGTTGTGGATGTGACAGTCGACGATACCCGGCACCAGGACGTTCCCTTCGGCGTCGAGGACGCGGTCCGCCTCGGGAAGCCGGTCGCTCCGACCGACGGCGACGATGGTGCCGTCCTCGACGGCGACGCCCGCGTCGGGCGTCCGCCCCGCGGGCGTGACGACGGTACAGTTGCGCACGACGAGATCCACAGTCATTGCCGTGGAGTTGCCGAGGGCGGCGCATATAGCTTCCCCAAACGGCTCGTCTCCGCGCCGATTCGAGGACCACGCGATTACGAGAAATCGACGCTCGAGCCCCCGCTTGCGGACCGGTCGCCCGAGAGTCACTGTCGACGGCGACGGTAGTGTGGTGGTGGTTCCGATCACAGCGCCGACCGACCGGGTGGCCGCCGAGGGTTCGAACGCGACCCTCGGTTAGTCCTCACGCAGA containing:
- the allB gene encoding allantoinase AllB; amino-acid sequence: MTVDLVVRNCTVVTPAGRTPDAGVAVEDGTIVAVGRSDRLPEADRVLDAEGNVLVPGIVDCHIHNREPGLEYKEDWESATRAAAAGGVTTVVGMPNTDPVIDRPEHLDLKFERGEASAHVDFQSYAVVTSENLELIPEIDETGPLGFKIFLGSTVGDVPPPNDGEIIEAMEHIRETGKRLGFHEENGEIIDHYTEQFQAEGRNEPIDHSHSRPVIAEQEAVERMITFAEETGAKIHMFHVSSGSAAEAVARGKDRGVDVTAETTPHYLWFTEDVMREKGNVARVQPPIRNAEERDRLWETGIDDGAIDCIATDHAPHTPEEKMVDDPFGNTWDAISGFVGLETEVPAMLSFVNQGRFTLEEWVRRHSARPAQVWGMYPQKGSLQVGTDADFTVVDPALEWTLEDRTELHSKNCVTPFEGESFTGKAVATVVRGEVVAEDGTVVGESGYGTRVDID